The Poecilia reticulata strain Guanapo linkage group LG13, Guppy_female_1.0+MT, whole genome shotgun sequence genome has a segment encoding these proteins:
- the LOC103474186 gene encoding melanocyte-stimulating hormone receptor-like: MQNRTELSVNETSPKSFSVIVKVCVVIPLFCVFLYFIAVMLQIFASHKQFLDTSRYILFAHMLINDTLQILSSVLLFLCVMSQVKLPLLFCVPMLFVSTGTFQNTTLILAAMSLERYVSIFYPLQRPNSWRSDRIWIIILPLWIISFTFPAIEFSIGKHSPNVDVLSTNMLCKNTVINSSPIQGLYRLAVYVLFFAVVGVIILFTYIRIVMETRKMRQDRASVSKAMHTVLLHGFQLLLCLLAFTLPISETLIGLHTNWPAEDVTFFNYFCFILMPRFLSPLIYGFRDQNLRKHIGNSFLCCSKKDKPFFK, translated from the coding sequence ATGCAGAATCGGACTGAACTTTCTGTCAATGAAACGTCCCCAAAAAGCTTCTCTGTGATCGTCAAGGTGTGTGTGGTGATCCCGTTGTTCTGCGTCTTCCTGTACTTCATCGCTGTCATGCTGCAGATCTTTGCCTCTCATAAACAGTTTTTGGACACTTCCCGTTACATTCTGTTTGCACACATGCTAATCAATGACACCCTCCAGATCCTATCTTCTGTGCTACTCTTCCTCTGTGTGATGAGTCAGGTCAAGTTACCTCTTCTGTTCTGTGTCCCGATGCTCTTTGTATCTACTGGTACCTTTCAGAACACCACTTTGATCCTGGCTGCCATGTCACTGGAGCGttatgtttccattttctaCCCTCTGCAGCGCCCGAACTCCTGGCGCTCAGACCGTATCTGGATCATTATTCTGCCTCTGTGGATCATCAGCTTCACATTCCCCGCTATTGAGTTTTCCATTGGGAAGCATAGTCCCAATGTAGATGTCCTCTCTACAAAcatgctttgcaaaaatactgTTATTAACTCATCGCCAATCCAGGGACTGTATCGGCTGGCTGTGTATGTACTTTTCTTTGCAGTGGTGGGTGTTATCATCCTCTTCACCTATATTAGGATCGTGATGGAAACCAGGAAGATGCGGCAGGACAGAGCTTCAGTGAGCAAAGCCATGCACACCGTGCTGCTGCACGgcttccagctgctgctgtgcttGCTGGCTTTTACTCTGCCCATCTCTGAAACTCTCATTGGGCTCCACACAAACTGGCCAGCTGAGGATGTCaccttttttaattatttctgcttcATTCTGATGCCTCGCTTTCTCAGCCCGCTAATTTATGGCTTCAGGGATCAGAATCTGAGAAAGCACATTGGGAACAGTTTCCTCTGCTGCTCAAAGAAAGACAAACCCTTTTTCAAATAG
- the LOC103474132 gene encoding somatostatin receptor type 4-like, protein MSNNSSVAVGSFQQQISFRLLLIQILVVIFLCINMLLIVTFFKKECFHTSARYILFAVMLMSDSFVLILSNVLVILSILQFTIQVWLCTVISIVTLLYVMATPVTLTAMTLERYVAICLPLRHAELCSTRRSIHCILVIHSISSVPSMLNLSIFFATASLGLYETRALCSVEMFILQPWQRHFRSAISQLYFFIMCIIIVFCYVQIVKVAKAASGDNKQSTQRGMRTVILHTFQLLLCLILLWSPFTEAAALKVDVNLFLNIRYFNYIVFSLAPRCLSPLIYGLRDEMFFLALKNYICFCFCKRFTV, encoded by the coding sequence atgtctaATAACAGCTCTGTTGCTGTTGGATCTTTCCAGCAACAGATAAGCTTCCGTCTTTTACTCATTCAGATTTTGGTGGTTATTTTTCTGTGCATCAACATGTTGCTCATTGTGACGTTTTTCAAAAAGGAGTGCTTCCACACCAGCGCTCGGTATATTTTGTTTGCTGTGATGTTGATGTCGGACAGTTTTGTGCTAATCCTATCTAATGTATTGGTAATTTTAAGCATTCTTCAGTTCACCATACAGGTCTGGTTGTGTACCGTCATTTCCATTGTCACGCTGCTCTATGTTATGGCCACACCTGTGACTCTGACAGCGATGACCCTGGAGCGTTACGTGGCCATTTGCCTGCCACTGCGGCACGCGGAGCTCTGCTCCACACGCAGGTCAATACACTGCATCCTTGTCATTCACAGCATCAGCTCCGTTCCCTCCATGTTGAATCTCTCCATCTTCTTTGCAACGGCGTCGTTGGGCCTTTACGAAACAAGGGCGTTGTGTTCAGTGGAGATGTTCATTTTGCAACCGTGGCAGCGCCACTTTAGGTCTGCTATAAGTCaactttactttttcatcatGTGCATCATCATAGTTTTCTGCTATGTTCAGATTGTCAAAGTGGCCAAAGCTGCATCTGGAGACAATAAACAGTCGACACAGAGAGGAATGAGAACGGTGATTCTTCACACcttccagctgctgctctgcctcATCCTTCTATGGAGCCCGTTCACTGAAGCTGCTGCGCTTAAAGttgatgttaatttatttttgaatatccGATACTTTAACTACATAGTATTTAGTCTCGCACCGAGATGTCTGAGTCCTCTGATTTATGGGCTCAgggatgaaatgttttttcttgcacttaaaaattatatttgcttctgtttttgtaaaagattCACAGTCTGA
- the LOC103474187 gene encoding olfactory receptor 2AJ1-like yields the protein MQNRTVVPINATSPKSFSVIIKVCVVIPFFCVFLCFVAIMLQIFASHRQFLDTSRYILFAHLLINDTIHIVSSVLTFLTLMGQVKLPLLFCVPLFFVSTGTFQNTTLILAAMSLERYVAIFYPLQCPNSWRSDRVWIIALPLWIISFIFPIIEYFIGKDGQSVDVLSTNMLCKNTVMNSSPIHELYRLFVNVLSFAVVGVIILFTYVRILMETRKMRQDRASVSKAMHTVLLHGFQLLLCLLGFTQPIFITLIGLHTNWLGEDIVFLNFFCFILIPRFLSPLIYGFRDQSLRKHIRNWFLCCSKKGKPFLK from the coding sequence ATGCAGAATCGGACCGTGGTTCCTATCAATGCTACTTCCCCAAAAAGCTTCTCTGTGATCATCAAGGTGTGTGTGGTGATCCCATTTTTCTGTGTCTTCCTGTGCTTCGTCGCCATCATGCTGCAGATCTTTGCCTCTCACAGACAATTTTTGGACACTTCCCGTTATATCCTGTTTGCACACTTGTTGATCAATGACACCATACACATTGTGTCTTCTGTGTTAACATTTCTCACTCTGATGGGTCAAGTCAAGTTACCTCTTCTGTTCTGTGTACCTCTGTTCTTTGTGTCTACTGGTACCTTTCAGAACACCACTTTGATCCTGGCTGCCATGTCACTGGAGCGTTATGTTGCCATTTTTTACCCTCTGCAGTGCCCGAACTCCTGGCGCTCAGACCGTGTCTGGATCATTGCTCTGCCTCTGTGGATCATCAGCTTTATATTCCCCATCATTGAGTATTTTATTGGGAAAGATGGTCAATCTGTAGATGTCCTCTCTACAAAcatgctttgcaaaaatactgTCATGAATTCATCCCCAATCCATGAACTGTATCGACTTTTTGTGAACGTACTTTCATTTGCAGTTGTGGGTGTTATCATCCTCTTCACCTATGTGAGGATTTTGATGGAAACCAGGAAGATGCGGCAGGACAGAGCTTCAGTGAGCAAAGCCATGCACACCGTGCTGCTGCACGGCTTCCAGCTGCTTCTGTGCTTGCTGGGTTTCACTCAGCCCATATTTATAACTCTCATTGGGCTCCACACAAACTGGCTGGGTGAGGACATTGTCTTCTTAaatttcttctgcttcatcCTCATACCTCGCTTTCTCAGTCCACTGATTTATGGCTTCAGGGATCAGAGTCTGAGAAAACACATTAGAAACtggtttctctgctgctcaaaGAAAGGCAAACCCTTTTTAAAATAG
- the LOC103474133 gene encoding olfactory receptor 13C8-like, giving the protein MQNRTELSVNETSPKSFSVIVKVCVVIPLFCVFLYFIAVMLQIFASHKQFLDTSRYILFAHMLINDTLQILSSVLLFLCVMSQVKLPFLFCVPMLFVSTGTFQNTTLILAAMSLERYVSIFYPLQCPSSWRSDRIWIIILPLWIISFTFPIIEFSIGKHTLTVDVLSTNILCKPAVINSSPIQGLYRFVVNVLFFAVVSVIILFTYVRIVMETRKMRQHRASVSKAMHTVLLHGFQLLLCLLAFTQPIAETLIGLHTNWPAEDVAFFNYFCFILIPRFLSPLIYGFRDQSLKKHIENRFLCWSKRDKPFFK; this is encoded by the coding sequence ATGCAGAATCGGACTGAACTTTCTGTCAATGAAACGTCCCCAAAAAGCTTCTCTGTGATCGTCAAGGTGTGTGTGGTGATCCCGTTGTTCTGCGTCTTCCTGTACTTCATCGCTGTCATGCTGCAGATCTTTGCCTCTCATAAACAGTTTTTGGACACTTCCCGTTACATCCTGTTTGCACACATGCTGATCAATGACACCCTCCAGATCCTATCTTCTGTGCTACTCTTCCTCTGTGTGATGAGTCAGGTCAAGTTACCTTTTCTGTTCTGTGTCCCGATGCTCTTTGTATCTACTGGTACCTTTCAGAACACCACTTTGATTCTGGCTGCCATGTCACTGGAACGttatgtttccattttctaCCCTCTGCAGTGCCCATCCTCCTGGCGCTCAGACCGTATCTGGATCATTATTCTGCCTCTGTGGATCATCAGCTTCACATTCCCCATTATTGAGTTTTCCATCGGGAAGCATACTCTCACTGTAGATGTCCTCTCTACCAACATCCTTTGCAAACCTGCTGTTATTAACTCGTCACCCATCCAGGGACTATATCGGTTCGTTGTGAATGTACTTTTCTTTGCAGTGGTAAGTGTTATCATCCTCTTCACTTATGTGAGGATCGTGATGGAAACCAGGAAGATGCGGCAGCACAGAGCTTCAGTGAGCAAAGCCATGCACACCGTGCTGCTGCACGgcttccagctgctgctgtgcttGCTGGCTTTTACTCAGCCAATTGCTGAAACTCTCATTGGGCTCCATACAAACTGGCCAGCTGAGGATGTcgctttttttaattatttctgcttcATCCTGATACCTCGCTTTCTCAGTCCGCTAATTTATGGCTTCAGGGATCAGAGTCTGAAAAAGCACATTGAAAACAGGTTTCTCTGCTGGTCAAAGAGAGATAAGCCCTTCTTCAAATAG